In Pyrus communis chromosome 11, drPyrComm1.1, whole genome shotgun sequence, the sequence taataacaatatATAGGGTTTAGAAAATTGAAACAGGATTTTGATTGAAAATCGTACCTCAAACCATTCCAATGGTGTGGACAATCCATTTTTTCAATATGCATGAAGAAAATAAGGTGTGTTAATTTAAAAATCATACTTTAAACCAGTCAAATGGTGTGGTTAGAAAAGTGAAATAGGCTTTTGATCAAGTGATTAAGTCCAAGCATACGGGAAACTTCTTCTTAGGAAGAAATGGTTGGTGATGAATATTCGAAGAAACTTCAAAGATAATCAACCGGATAGACCCGATGGACTAAAATGTACAAAAGACAAAGTATATGTACACACGTCATGTTttattgtgtttgtgtttttttccGTTGTTAAATTGTGTGAAATCCTTAACACCACCACGGGATGGCTCAGTAGTTGAGATCGAATTTCAAGTCACTATTACACACGGCACATCCTGAGTTCGATTATTGACAATGGTGAATCGCACAAAGGTGACTAggaagaggctgaaatgcctatTTGAACCATCACGACTCCCGAAAGGGTGGATTGCCATGGCGAGCCACTAACTGATCgtcatttttaaataataaaaagaaaaattgtgtgAAATGGTTAATTTAATTGTTAATGGAGCAATAGTCTCTGAATGTTTTGGTCCCTAAACTAAACATCATTAAGTATTAATTCTTTCAACTTATTACATTCTGTAGTAGTGATCCTTATAACTAATTTTGTTggaattttctttcatttttttgttcctttAATTACTTTACTTTGATTGAAATTTGTAATGGCGTTGCTTAAAATTACCATTACTCTCAACATTGTAACAAATTCATGACCAATACTTGCTAAGTTTTAGTTTACAACCAAAGTTCCCAATAGACCAAAATCTAGAGAATAATGCTTTAATTTTCTCTTGAAATCATATAACTCAAAAGAAATGAGTTTTAGGGTGATTGACTTTTCAAGAGAGAATAAAAATACGTATTTCTATTATGTTGTGAAACCAAATTTCGTgaacaaacccaaatccaacAAATAAAACATGAAATCAACATTGTAATTTAAGTAGAAAAAGGTAAAtctgtcacttagtattacggtctaatgTTATTCCTTTTTACATTTAAGTGAGAAAGTTTAGATATAATTCTCGTAAAAAGCGAAGTTAAATTAGCCCTATTATAAGACTTAACTTACTCTCCACCCCCATAGTGTAGGTACAACCGGTTGTACAAAAAGACAAACCTATATaactattttcattaaatgTTGTGCGGTTATATAGGTTTAATTAAATGTATTGCGGTTACAAAGAGGCaaacaaataaacatttaattaaaaGAGTACCAGAAGTGGGAAGGTAGACAATCATTGTCCTTAATTAAAAGAGTGGTGAGCAACATAGGAAGAGGATTCTCTCCGGATTTACTTGACAGGGATTCTAAAGATCTTCATATTCTAgtcatttatcgtacattgtatagtcagttttcgttaagtactatttgtgtttaattttaaataaaaaaaaagtcaaatgatttctgatcacaTGGTGTACGATGAATGGTTaagatccctaggatccccacaatttggatccggatgggatccaaatccagcAACATACTGAGTTGAAGGTTTcagctgaatttttttttgggttttattaGTTGTTTCACGTAGAGATTATAgtcactttaaaaatctcattttacactaaatttttttataattagaaagaaaaatacattggtgaggaatataaaatgaaatttgaggagtgctaataatagtttCATTCACATATTGTATTATTAAATAACTTATGTACCCAATATATAATGACTATTTATGCcacataatattttaaaatgaaaattctGTTTTTAATACACCTCACATTGGCATCATCAGAGACAATGCAACAAAATGTAAgataaaaaccaaaacccaaaacaaatttCGAAATTTCGAAAATTCATAATCTAAATTGAGATAATCTTGCATCATATATTAATCAATGATTCAATGAATCAATATATGTAAATGGAATCATTCGGAGAGAATGGAGAAAAGAAACACGAAACGGTGAAAGAAATATGGTTTCTTTATGGGTAGGTTCCCAAAAAACTCTTAActtaattaaaccaaaaaaaataaaaataaaataaaaccaatgGAACCCTAAACCAGCTAGCCGATGCCTAGGCCGCGTAGGCAGGCCTAGTTTTAGCCAAAATCACATCGGTCGTTCACTGTCTAAACATTCGCCCAAgctgatttttagaacaatgactAGATTGTTATGCTTCAAGCTCTCAAAGTATTTTCTCTATCCACATTTAGTAGTCAATGTAATTGCTTGATTTACACTTTGGTTGTAGTGAAAGGATATGAAGTTGTATGAGGAGCTTGTGGACAACCATAGTAGAGTTACCATTATTTCGATGTGATttgttaagaaataataacaatatATAGGGTTTAGAAAATTGAAACAGGATTTTGATTGAAAATCGTACCTCAAACCAGTCCAATGGTGTGGACTGTCCATTTTTTCAATATGCATGTAGAAAATAAGGTGAGTTAATTTAAAAATCATACTTTAAACCAGTCAAATGGTGTGGTTAGAAAAGTGAAATAGGCTTTTGATCAAGTGATTAAGTCTAAGCATACGGGAACTTCTTAGGAAGAAATGGTTGGTGATGAATATTCGAAGAAACTTCAAAGATAATCAACCGGATAGTCCCGATGGACTAAAATGTACAAAAGACAAAGTATATGTACACACGTCATGTTttattgtgtttgtgtttttttccGTTGTTAAATTGTGAGATATCCTTACCACCATGGGGTGGCTCAGTAGTTGAGATCGAATTTCAAGTCACTATTACACACGGCATATCTTGAGTTCGATTCTTGGCAATGGTGAATAGCACGAtgatggctataaagatgttgAAATGCCTATTTGAGTCATCACGGCTCCCGAAAGGGTGGACTGCCATGGCGAGCCACTAAGTGATGgtcttttttaaataataaaaagaaaaattgtgtgAAATGGTTAATTTAATTGTTAATGGAGCAATAGTCTCTGAATGTTTTGGTCCCTAAACTAAACATCATTAAGTATTAATTCTTTCAACTTATTACATTCTGTTGTAGTGATCCTTATAACTAATTTTGTTggaattttctttcatttttttgttcctttAATTACTTTACTTTGATTGAAATTTGTAATGGCGTTGCTTAAAATTACCATTACTCTCAACATTGTAACAAATTCATGACCAATACTTACTAAGTTTTAGTTTACAACCAAAGTTCCCAATAGACCAAAATCTAGAGAATAATGCTTAAATTTTCTCTTGAAATCATATAACTCAAAAGAAATGAGTTTTAGGGTGATTGACTTTTCAAGAGAGAATAAAAATACGTATTTCTATTATGTTGTGAAACCAAATTTCTTgaacaaacccaaatccaacAAATAAAACATGAAATCAACATTGTAATTTAAGTAGAAAAAGGTAAATCtgttacttagtattacggtctaatgttatttctttttacatGTAAGTGGGAAATTTTAGATATAATTCTCGCAAAAAGCGAAGTTAAACCAGCCCTAGTATAAGACTTAACTTACTCTCCCACCCCATAGTGCAGGTACTACCAATTGTACAAAAAGACAAACCTATATaactattttcattaaatgTTGTGCGGTTATATAGGTTTAATTAAATGTATTGCGGTTACAAAGAGGCaaacaaataaacatttaattaaactattttacgtgtttgacaaaaataaaagatataaattattgagaaattttatttgaacccatttaACATCTTTCTACATTCAACTTACTTTTtacacccatattatttttaactaAAGAATTAATATATCTTTAAACCCAATTTTATTACCTAAATTACCCTATCAAACCCAATTAAAAAGTATATTTATCTTTGCAcccattataaaataaaatctcaaagaAACTgagctttttgtttttcaaatgtcTCTCTGCATTTTTTTGCTTCCTTGCATCTTACTTGATTTTTTGGtaaagtttcaaatttttacTAGAGCTGCGTACAACATTATAGCATTTTTCATGgcaatggttttttatttatttgtgtttcggtgtttgtgtgtttgtttttctgctgcaattatttaattttattttatgaaagaaATTCATCAAACCTGCACTCACTAACATACACTATCCCAAGCAATTTATTAGAAGGATAACAAATGTCAATCAGAACGACAACAAATTGTAATATGAAGTTGAAGTGAAGGTTTTGTATAGGAGGACAGACTAGCATGGCAACAACTTTCACTTTCTGATATGCCAAAGCCAAACAAATTACAAATACTTCTACTTTCCATATAAAAGGTCTTATATATCAATACTTTCACTATGACTATTGTAGAAAGTTTAACAAACTATGTGCAGCCTCATTGacgaaaaataaattgaaacccaaatactcatcttctacgttttaaaaataattgaaatcagATGAGCAAAAATTTCTATAAACCAAGTCATACCTTTGTTGgagaatttaaaacttaaaatcacCATCtatcgataaaaaaaaaaaaaaaaaaaaaaaaaaacttgtttttctccATAAaagctattagggttttagtcAGACTGAATACAGGATAAACATTGAGTGATAGTAAGATTTAATTATagtgtgggtttattgataaattttaattttattataaatttcattttgtacttaatgataattatgcaataggataaaaatgataatttacatttaaaatttaaattagatgtaaaaagaaattacatagatttaaataaaatttccttaaACTATTTTACGTGTTTCCAAATGTTGTCCTTTCCGATGGCAGGCTCTTACACGTTATTCACCCGTCTGCCACTGAAGACGCCATTTTCTGTCCAACTCGCGTGTGTTAGGCAATGCCGCCAACATTTATCCTTGAGCCAAAATTGAACTCTTCTTGTAGCTTCCTTATTTGCAGACAAAACGGAATCGGAGTCGTCTTTCATTGCAAGTAGcaatttctattttattataatcacaatttcatattatagagaaaattttcattgtgacgaAAACATAAGTGATACATTATGTATTTTAATAGAAgtgatgaaaaattttattttttaagttattaaatttttagcataaaaatttcattatttgtaCAATGATACATAATATATTATTTCGTATACTAAtcatattaaaaaatctctttatAAGCAGGACCACTGCCAACTAAGGCCGAATATCGTCCTACTTCGACACGTGGCAACCGCGATGCGCCACTAGGGTAAATTGACGAAACTGCGCAACCCgaattgaatttaaaactgTCTTTGCATCATGTGCTGCTGGAGGCCCAAGTCTCGAATCTCGAGGAAGAGAGTTGTCACGCGTGGTCCCCCCAACATGTCGGTCGCTGTCGGCACAGAAACGAGGAACCGAACTCTCCGTCTCCACCAAACCCTTGTTTGTGATGAAATGACCGATATACCCCACAATTTCCTGGAGCTACAAAAATTgccattgttttttttaaattcctttTGTTATCTATATGTGGTTTGGTTTGAACCGCACTAGACCGTTATATTGTAATTGAAATCGTCCCagtgttaagtaaaatttatttattctggatttatctcttgtaaataactaaaaaaaattttgattattgGAAGCACTTCTAAATATACTTAAAAGGATAATGCTATgtagatcaaattttcaaactaaatttgcaaatcaaataatatattatcAATAGGGAATAAGCACGtcaatcaacacttaagtaatatttcaatcatcaacaactacatcatttggttacaaaatttggtttaaaaatttagtttacctagcattactgttgaccctaaaaattacaaacccTACGCGGCGCGCGGGCcgaataactaataagctaactaagtccttcGATTGAATgtggggtgtgccaactcgcCGGCCGAGCTtgaccgaggagtaaaattcgttgatgttgcgttgagcgcgttgctgacttctctatcttggaactgcgaccgaggaaggaacactctcggtctttgggttctagagcctgaagacaaggctgctggTTCTacaaagttcacaaatcgttgcCGCCCGATTCgatcaccgtgattatattcgtaagagtataagcacgtcgaatcgacaccagactatacggacacaaatattcaaaggtgatgtatgtcttgatggtgaacgtagttcggccgtcagaattccgaactctaaaactcacttgtgaatatccaatcataaaatcactcggcatccggtacgccgaatgtcgtaactcgtaacaccttacttcgccgagagggctgataagatgacccctgccaataaggattcgaaaacccttctcggcagagacttggataggtaaccagtcggcctcgacgcagtgttgtttatccaaattgaaggtgctcctcggtcggctgattctacgacaacaatgttgtttatccaaactgaaggtgttcgccaaTTGCCTccgcagtgttgtttatccaaactgaagatgtgtcggcagaaaaaagaaaaagaaaaatctcaagatgtttgagaggttttgcgcagggcaattgtatgttgaattgaaggtcctcAATTGTtacatgatttcttgtatttatagcaccaactcTTTGAGATTGAGTTAAACccctatctggattgggagtccttgctctgttccaactttgcttcgaacaaccctactcccattaggactttgaactcacccccctTCGGGGCTTTATccattgctggtcgagaatcctagctgcaccaggacttcctcgaccctcgTTGCTTATCTGGACTACTCCTTTTTgagataggactcgaccatccctGCTAAACGATTTGGAATCATCAGGCAGCCCATAGTATTTTGACACggctttgggccgagcacaaacctacactcggcccaacaatattattttgggcccaaacaattaCCCATACttataattagaaaataaataattcattTGTAGCGCAATAACAATATGGTGCTATAACAACCTGGTCTTGTACTTTTTTTAGTAAAACGATAATATTTTACTACCTAGAGATGAATTTAGGCTAAATTGCACAATTGGCTAGCTATGATAAAATGGAATTATGATTTGGACTTAAGATGTCTTACTTACAAATGTATAAGTGTATAAGTATATCACCAAACTGTTGTTGTACTAGTAGCTTTTCAACCCTTCGCTCGACTTCTTCCCAAGCAGCAGTTTCAGcatcattttcttccttttactCGCACCCAATCGTAGATTCCTTGCTGCAACCAAATTGGGCAAGTCCAAGGCCATTACTTTTTAATAAGCGAATCAAATTGGACTCACAAGCAACTGGAGGCAAATTATCCCGAATCAAGATCGGCCTACTTCTACTAACCTCCTCAAAATCAGATTTCAACCGATTTAAGAATGAAAACGCCTCAGATGCAAAATCACTTGTTCTTTCTTccaacaaaactaaaacttttgaatcagAGATTCAATGGATGAAGAACAAGATGGGATTTTGATTCAGAATCGAGTCTAGGAGGAGATGCATACTAAGTTGGGTCACAGATTCGACCTGATAGTTGCATTTGGCTAGGGTGACAAAGAAGTCGAGGTCGTGGGtagggtggggtggggtgggatggTAGCTGTTGACTCGATATTGGCTGGAACAACTGAATACACAATAATTATGAGTTTCATGTTACTTTTACTCATACTAAGATACATGTCAGATCTAGGGAATCCCAATTTGATTGAATGGGACGATAGTTTCTCattcaaaatcaataaaaataaaattttgatcaaaTCACACATCCGAGTTAAATTGGAGATGAAAGTCTTATTTCGTTTCTCGACGGTGAAGTAAGACTAAGCTCATGAGCTTATTATCCTAGGTTTGAACAAGTTGATAGGATCCCATTTTTTAAGTTCTCATGTCCCTTCCATGTGGTGACGTAAGGGcataaaaaaggaaagagagagaaggtgaTTTATTTGATCATATAGTTTTTCCTTCGAGCATATTGCGCCTTTGAGCTTTCTATTTGAGTGTATCAAAAGACCCAATGAATTGGGATTTCCTTATTAGGTTAGGTCATTTTAGAGCAAGAGGATCATTGGAGTAAAGACAGCGAAATGAGTGTTTTTGAGTGGTGCAGAGCTCGTATCAAACGACAGAGTGGTGACCCACTTCAACGGTGAGGTCGTTGCCAAatagaaatattttatttaaaaaaaaaattcttttggtttgtaaaattttaaaaatcttaaaaatttatttttattattatccacactttttttttttaaagggatttttttagtttttatctttatttacgTGGCACTAATATTGTGGTCACGTGATGTCCATGTAGGCAGATAACAGAAAACTAACAAAACTTGAGAGAAAGGTTTGACATTATAACAAATTCATAAATTGATGTATAACATTACAATGTCCAAAGATAAGGTATGAGTTTATTGCGCGACTCAAAACTGAAGTTGTAAATATATaatcttatttttattatgaaatataatttaaagGGCTTTTTCGTAAAAAACACATATTGAAGGTCTGACCGCCTATTCCACGTGTTTGAATCCTATCTCCTATCATCCTATCATTTTCCCATGTTCTTTCCCCTAAATTTTGTAATACCTTAAAAACGTGCTTGAAAAAcccccaataaaaaaaataaaaacgaaaccCATTAACCAATTAAATCCTTATTATATTCAAAGACAATGGTTGTTGTAAAGATTCAAAGAAAATTGTGAGGCGGCCTTACTTGACTTCctcatatatgatatatattccTCTCCTCCTCCCACCCCTCCCACCCCTTTAATCCCACCATTAAGCAACGATCACCAAGGTGTTTCATCAAATCTCgctctcaatttttttcatcGAAAATTTTCGTCGCAAAAGATATCAGATATGGCAGCTGAAAAGTTGAATTTTTCACAGACATGCAACCTGCTGAGCCAATTCTTGAGGGAGAAGAGAACCCTGCAAGTCGTCCCTCCCACAACAATGAACTTGCTGACGACCATGGAGGCTGCTGCTTCGAACCCAGCCCATCAGGTGGCTCAGACTCCATCATCGAAACCCAGTATCGATTTGTTTCAGCACTTCACCAAAGGCCCAGAAGCGGTTTTGGGAAATCAGCAGCCTGGATCTGTTGCCCCGATGACTGTTTTTTACGGTGGGCAGGTGCTGGTTTTCAATGATCTGCAGGCTGAGAAGGCAAAAGAGATTATGGATTTGGCTATAATTGGAAGCTCCAAGAGTTCTGGTCGGTTTGTGGAGAAATTGGCTTCTGGGAATCAGTCAAATGTTGTCGCTAAAAATAATTACCAGGAAATTCAGAAGGTGCAACCCCAAGCAGCTGCGTCAGATTTGCCTATTGCTAGAAGAGCTTCGCTTCATAAGTTCTTGGctaagagaaaagaaaggtaAAACTACTttacaaaattatttattttctgaaaatttttgAGCAAAAAGCGAAtcaaagcatgcatgcatggttgaATATTTACCTAATTaggttattttaatttgtaagGGTGGCAGCAATAGCACCATATCAACTGAAAAACCAGAAAGCATCTTCTCCTGCCAAAAGTGACGAGTAAACGAGTTCGAGGGCAGAAGACCAAAGTTCAAAGCAGCTTGAGC encodes:
- the LOC137708426 gene encoding protein TIFY 10B-like; this encodes MAAEKLNFSQTCNLLSQFLREKRTLQVVPPTTMNLLTTMEAAASNPAHQVAQTPSSKPSIDLFQHFTKGPEAVLGNQQPGSVAPMTVFYGGQVLVFNDLQAEKAKEIMDLAIIGSSKSSGRFVEKLASGNQSNVVAKNNYQEIQKVQPQAAASDLPIARRASLHKFLAKRKERVAAIAPYQLKNQKASSPAKSDE